From Camelina sativa cultivar DH55 chromosome 20, Cs, whole genome shotgun sequence, the proteins below share one genomic window:
- the LOC104768945 gene encoding uncharacterized protein LOC104768945 isoform X1 → MVLLCFVLDLRNISPSLIGDLKQLLLELGNLHAISSPVDSLTDRIGLCYILKDRISGNDQQLKFAYTPTGNFCLRDFHHAVNSLPLDAFVPEIDESGAMSCGDLKLSSLLCDRALYSWGGRDIMRKVIVLSSCFPEDMDSEARSNLMAAADKCVSVEFLLFEKQSSYLSYTQEKINRFLRCLSDLDNCSFQTCIPDGKSLHGLEKRWLQELKDDTGESLQAQIIFKSNLFGTVNSIFCNLTAAANQIVDGFIPCRTCRCHGIPLQESVVNKIEKLQCSITNLEIGKFDVIENSVKVGNRTVLFLPSIHSLQKLHPFSSQVDFNVIRRTNLTSLSEGLLLGAPYIVSPSTCHETEATSEEMDQPDLNTQIFQGLCGALYSMDQGLVCSSNCNLETMTVVEFHCYYILQPSENGPMLLKLLSLTDEKCLQRLAGSEEVLPISSASQFAESSIPREIEISVKGALLQIESTDYNPLTHNRGFHQKLNLIVKESLQFGSLDSNIKDATCEVSPVLSDSVIPTEQKFPHIVNPETLPEVHIIDEEEQATASITKEWEQLVVTEEVFMKSSSPVQTTHKRKIDPQVMSPLQSNNKQADMKTSMILERLEAPRKMRGKVGSPSVVIHSPISADVCVMSQKKPLIPFQTTQVSSSQLMKPNFQRLKKKQK, encoded by the exons ATGGTGCTTCTATGCTTCGTCTTGGATCTTCGGAATATCTCTCCTTCTCTGATCGGAGATCTAAAgcag TTGTTATTGGAGCTCGGAAATTTACATGCGATTTCGTCTCCGGTAGATTCTCTCACTGATCGGATCGGTTTGTGTTATATTCTCAAAGATCGGATTTCTGGAAACGATCAG CAGTTGAAATTTGCCTATACACCTACTGGAAACTTCTGTCTTCGAGACTTTCATCACGCTGTTAACAGCTTGCCTTTGGATGCGTTTGTACCTGAGATCGATGAATCGGGAGCCATGTCTTGCGGAG ATCTTAAGCTATCAAGTCTTCTGTGTGATCGAGCTTTGTACTCATGGGGAGGTAGAGACATTATGAGGAAAGTTATTGTACTGAGTTCTTGCTTTCCTGAAGATATGGATTCTGAAGCGAGAAGCAATCTTATG GCTGCAGCAGATAAATGTGTGTCGGttgagtttcttttgtttgagaaGCAATCAAGCTATCTAAGCTATACTCAGGAAAAGATTAATAGATTCCTTAGATGCTTATCAGATCTTGACAATTGTTCATTTCAAACCTGCATTCCTG ATGGAAAATCACTTCATGGCCTTGAAAAGAGATGGCTTCAGGAGCTAAAAGATGACACTGGAGAATCACTGCAGGCCCAGATTATCTTCAAAAGTAACCTTTTTGGTACGGTGAACTCGATCTTCTGCAATCTCACTGCAGCTGCGAATCAGATTGTCGACGGATTTATCCCTTGTCGA ACATGCAGGTGCCACGGCATCCCATTACAAGAGTCAGTGGTAAACAAAATAGAGAAGCTGCAATGCTCCATAACCAACCTTGAAATAGGAAAGTTTGATGTGATTGAAAATTCTGTGAAAGTTGGCAACAGAACTGTCCTGTTCTTACCTTCAATCCATAGTCTTCAGAAACTTCATCCATTTTCTTCCCAAGTTGATTTCAATGTCATACGGAGGACTAATCTAACTTCTCTCAGCGAAG GCCTACTACTTGGCGCACCTTACATTGTCAGCCCTTCAACCTGTCATGAAACAGAAGCTACTTCTGAAGAAATGGATCAACCAGATCTGAACACTCAGA TTTTTCAGGGACTATGTGGTGCACTATATTCAATGGACCAAGGCTTGGTTTGTTCTTCAAACTGTAATCTAGAAACCATGACAGTCGTGGAATTTCATTGTTATTACATTCTTCAACCGTCAGAAAATGGTCCAATGCTTCTGAAG TTACTTAGCTTAACAGACGAAAAATGTTTACAGAGATTGGCAGGGTCAGAAGAAGTCCTGCCTATTTCCAGTGCCAGTCAGTTTGCGGAGTCCTCTATTCCTAGAGAAATCGAGATCTCTGTCAAAGGCGCTTTGTTACAG ATTGAATCTACAGACTACAATCCTTTGACACACAACAGAGGCTTCCACCAAAAACTAAACCTTATTGTGAAGGAAAGTCTTCAATTTGG TTCATTAGATTCGAACATAAAAGACGCAACATGTGAAGTGAGCCCAGTACTTTCAGATTCTGTAATTCCAACGGAACAGAAATTTCCACACATAGTCAATCCAGAAACCCTTCCGGAAGTTCATataattgatgaagaagaacaagcaaCAGCTTCCATTACTAAAGAATGGGAACAACTAGTAGTCACTGAGGAGGTTTTCATGAAGTCCTCTTCTCCGGttcaaacaacacacaaacgaaaGATAGACCCCCAAGTTATGTCTCCTTTACAGAGTAACAACAAACAGGCTGATATGAAAACATCCATGATTTTAGAAAGACTTGAAGCTCCGAGGAAGATGAGAGGAAAAGTTGGGTCGCCAAGTGTAGTCATACATAGTCCCATCTCAGCAGATGTCTGTGTCATGTCTCAGAAGAAGCCTCTGATTCCTTTTCAGACAACTCAGGTTTCATCAAGCCAGCTCATGAAACCCAACTTTCAGAGActgaaaaaaaagcaaaagtga
- the LOC104768945 gene encoding uncharacterized protein LOC104768945 isoform X2 produces MVLLCFVLDLRNISPSLIGDLKQLLLELGNLHAISSPVDSLTDRIGLCYILKDRISGNDQLKFAYTPTGNFCLRDFHHAVNSLPLDAFVPEIDESGAMSCGDLKLSSLLCDRALYSWGGRDIMRKVIVLSSCFPEDMDSEARSNLMAAADKCVSVEFLLFEKQSSYLSYTQEKINRFLRCLSDLDNCSFQTCIPDGKSLHGLEKRWLQELKDDTGESLQAQIIFKSNLFGTVNSIFCNLTAAANQIVDGFIPCRTCRCHGIPLQESVVNKIEKLQCSITNLEIGKFDVIENSVKVGNRTVLFLPSIHSLQKLHPFSSQVDFNVIRRTNLTSLSEGLLLGAPYIVSPSTCHETEATSEEMDQPDLNTQIFQGLCGALYSMDQGLVCSSNCNLETMTVVEFHCYYILQPSENGPMLLKLLSLTDEKCLQRLAGSEEVLPISSASQFAESSIPREIEISVKGALLQIESTDYNPLTHNRGFHQKLNLIVKESLQFGSLDSNIKDATCEVSPVLSDSVIPTEQKFPHIVNPETLPEVHIIDEEEQATASITKEWEQLVVTEEVFMKSSSPVQTTHKRKIDPQVMSPLQSNNKQADMKTSMILERLEAPRKMRGKVGSPSVVIHSPISADVCVMSQKKPLIPFQTTQVSSSQLMKPNFQRLKKKQK; encoded by the exons ATGGTGCTTCTATGCTTCGTCTTGGATCTTCGGAATATCTCTCCTTCTCTGATCGGAGATCTAAAgcag TTGTTATTGGAGCTCGGAAATTTACATGCGATTTCGTCTCCGGTAGATTCTCTCACTGATCGGATCGGTTTGTGTTATATTCTCAAAGATCGGATTTCTGGAAACGATCAG TTGAAATTTGCCTATACACCTACTGGAAACTTCTGTCTTCGAGACTTTCATCACGCTGTTAACAGCTTGCCTTTGGATGCGTTTGTACCTGAGATCGATGAATCGGGAGCCATGTCTTGCGGAG ATCTTAAGCTATCAAGTCTTCTGTGTGATCGAGCTTTGTACTCATGGGGAGGTAGAGACATTATGAGGAAAGTTATTGTACTGAGTTCTTGCTTTCCTGAAGATATGGATTCTGAAGCGAGAAGCAATCTTATG GCTGCAGCAGATAAATGTGTGTCGGttgagtttcttttgtttgagaaGCAATCAAGCTATCTAAGCTATACTCAGGAAAAGATTAATAGATTCCTTAGATGCTTATCAGATCTTGACAATTGTTCATTTCAAACCTGCATTCCTG ATGGAAAATCACTTCATGGCCTTGAAAAGAGATGGCTTCAGGAGCTAAAAGATGACACTGGAGAATCACTGCAGGCCCAGATTATCTTCAAAAGTAACCTTTTTGGTACGGTGAACTCGATCTTCTGCAATCTCACTGCAGCTGCGAATCAGATTGTCGACGGATTTATCCCTTGTCGA ACATGCAGGTGCCACGGCATCCCATTACAAGAGTCAGTGGTAAACAAAATAGAGAAGCTGCAATGCTCCATAACCAACCTTGAAATAGGAAAGTTTGATGTGATTGAAAATTCTGTGAAAGTTGGCAACAGAACTGTCCTGTTCTTACCTTCAATCCATAGTCTTCAGAAACTTCATCCATTTTCTTCCCAAGTTGATTTCAATGTCATACGGAGGACTAATCTAACTTCTCTCAGCGAAG GCCTACTACTTGGCGCACCTTACATTGTCAGCCCTTCAACCTGTCATGAAACAGAAGCTACTTCTGAAGAAATGGATCAACCAGATCTGAACACTCAGA TTTTTCAGGGACTATGTGGTGCACTATATTCAATGGACCAAGGCTTGGTTTGTTCTTCAAACTGTAATCTAGAAACCATGACAGTCGTGGAATTTCATTGTTATTACATTCTTCAACCGTCAGAAAATGGTCCAATGCTTCTGAAG TTACTTAGCTTAACAGACGAAAAATGTTTACAGAGATTGGCAGGGTCAGAAGAAGTCCTGCCTATTTCCAGTGCCAGTCAGTTTGCGGAGTCCTCTATTCCTAGAGAAATCGAGATCTCTGTCAAAGGCGCTTTGTTACAG ATTGAATCTACAGACTACAATCCTTTGACACACAACAGAGGCTTCCACCAAAAACTAAACCTTATTGTGAAGGAAAGTCTTCAATTTGG TTCATTAGATTCGAACATAAAAGACGCAACATGTGAAGTGAGCCCAGTACTTTCAGATTCTGTAATTCCAACGGAACAGAAATTTCCACACATAGTCAATCCAGAAACCCTTCCGGAAGTTCATataattgatgaagaagaacaagcaaCAGCTTCCATTACTAAAGAATGGGAACAACTAGTAGTCACTGAGGAGGTTTTCATGAAGTCCTCTTCTCCGGttcaaacaacacacaaacgaaaGATAGACCCCCAAGTTATGTCTCCTTTACAGAGTAACAACAAACAGGCTGATATGAAAACATCCATGATTTTAGAAAGACTTGAAGCTCCGAGGAAGATGAGAGGAAAAGTTGGGTCGCCAAGTGTAGTCATACATAGTCCCATCTCAGCAGATGTCTGTGTCATGTCTCAGAAGAAGCCTCTGATTCCTTTTCAGACAACTCAGGTTTCATCAAGCCAGCTCATGAAACCCAACTTTCAGAGActgaaaaaaaagcaaaagtga
- the LOC104768945 gene encoding uncharacterized protein LOC104768945 isoform X4, which translates to MVLLCFVLDLRNISPSLIGDLKQLLLELGNLHAISSPVDSLTDRIGLCYILKDRISGNDQLKFAYTPTGNFCLRDFHHAVNSLPLDAFVPEIDESGAMSCGDLKLSSLLCDRALYSWGGRDIMRKVIVLSSCFPEDMDSEARSNLMAAADKCVSVEFLLFEKQSSYLSYTQEKINRFLRCLSDLDNCSFQTCIPDGKSLHGLEKRWLQELKDDTGESLQAQIIFKSNLFGTVNSIFCNLTAAANQIVDGFIPCRTCRCHGIPLQESVVNKIEKLQCSITNLEIGKFDVIENSVKVGNRTVLFLPSIHSLQKLHPFSSQVDFNVIRRTNLTSLSEGLLLGAPYIVSPSTCHETEATSEEMDQPDLNTQIFQGLCGALYSMDQGLVCSSNCNLETMTVVEFHCYYILQPSENGPMLLKRLAGSEEVLPISSASQFAESSIPREIEISVKGALLQIESTDYNPLTHNRGFHQKLNLIVKESLQFGSLDSNIKDATCEVSPVLSDSVIPTEQKFPHIVNPETLPEVHIIDEEEQATASITKEWEQLVVTEEVFMKSSSPVQTTHKRKIDPQVMSPLQSNNKQADMKTSMILERLEAPRKMRGKVGSPSVVIHSPISADVCVMSQKKPLIPFQTTQVSSSQLMKPNFQRLKKKQK; encoded by the exons ATGGTGCTTCTATGCTTCGTCTTGGATCTTCGGAATATCTCTCCTTCTCTGATCGGAGATCTAAAgcag TTGTTATTGGAGCTCGGAAATTTACATGCGATTTCGTCTCCGGTAGATTCTCTCACTGATCGGATCGGTTTGTGTTATATTCTCAAAGATCGGATTTCTGGAAACGATCAG TTGAAATTTGCCTATACACCTACTGGAAACTTCTGTCTTCGAGACTTTCATCACGCTGTTAACAGCTTGCCTTTGGATGCGTTTGTACCTGAGATCGATGAATCGGGAGCCATGTCTTGCGGAG ATCTTAAGCTATCAAGTCTTCTGTGTGATCGAGCTTTGTACTCATGGGGAGGTAGAGACATTATGAGGAAAGTTATTGTACTGAGTTCTTGCTTTCCTGAAGATATGGATTCTGAAGCGAGAAGCAATCTTATG GCTGCAGCAGATAAATGTGTGTCGGttgagtttcttttgtttgagaaGCAATCAAGCTATCTAAGCTATACTCAGGAAAAGATTAATAGATTCCTTAGATGCTTATCAGATCTTGACAATTGTTCATTTCAAACCTGCATTCCTG ATGGAAAATCACTTCATGGCCTTGAAAAGAGATGGCTTCAGGAGCTAAAAGATGACACTGGAGAATCACTGCAGGCCCAGATTATCTTCAAAAGTAACCTTTTTGGTACGGTGAACTCGATCTTCTGCAATCTCACTGCAGCTGCGAATCAGATTGTCGACGGATTTATCCCTTGTCGA ACATGCAGGTGCCACGGCATCCCATTACAAGAGTCAGTGGTAAACAAAATAGAGAAGCTGCAATGCTCCATAACCAACCTTGAAATAGGAAAGTTTGATGTGATTGAAAATTCTGTGAAAGTTGGCAACAGAACTGTCCTGTTCTTACCTTCAATCCATAGTCTTCAGAAACTTCATCCATTTTCTTCCCAAGTTGATTTCAATGTCATACGGAGGACTAATCTAACTTCTCTCAGCGAAG GCCTACTACTTGGCGCACCTTACATTGTCAGCCCTTCAACCTGTCATGAAACAGAAGCTACTTCTGAAGAAATGGATCAACCAGATCTGAACACTCAGA TTTTTCAGGGACTATGTGGTGCACTATATTCAATGGACCAAGGCTTGGTTTGTTCTTCAAACTGTAATCTAGAAACCATGACAGTCGTGGAATTTCATTGTTATTACATTCTTCAACCGTCAGAAAATGGTCCAATGCTTCTGAAG AGATTGGCAGGGTCAGAAGAAGTCCTGCCTATTTCCAGTGCCAGTCAGTTTGCGGAGTCCTCTATTCCTAGAGAAATCGAGATCTCTGTCAAAGGCGCTTTGTTACAG ATTGAATCTACAGACTACAATCCTTTGACACACAACAGAGGCTTCCACCAAAAACTAAACCTTATTGTGAAGGAAAGTCTTCAATTTGG TTCATTAGATTCGAACATAAAAGACGCAACATGTGAAGTGAGCCCAGTACTTTCAGATTCTGTAATTCCAACGGAACAGAAATTTCCACACATAGTCAATCCAGAAACCCTTCCGGAAGTTCATataattgatgaagaagaacaagcaaCAGCTTCCATTACTAAAGAATGGGAACAACTAGTAGTCACTGAGGAGGTTTTCATGAAGTCCTCTTCTCCGGttcaaacaacacacaaacgaaaGATAGACCCCCAAGTTATGTCTCCTTTACAGAGTAACAACAAACAGGCTGATATGAAAACATCCATGATTTTAGAAAGACTTGAAGCTCCGAGGAAGATGAGAGGAAAAGTTGGGTCGCCAAGTGTAGTCATACATAGTCCCATCTCAGCAGATGTCTGTGTCATGTCTCAGAAGAAGCCTCTGATTCCTTTTCAGACAACTCAGGTTTCATCAAGCCAGCTCATGAAACCCAACTTTCAGAGActgaaaaaaaagcaaaagtga
- the LOC104768945 gene encoding uncharacterized protein LOC104768945 isoform X3, with translation MVLLCFVLDLRNISPSLIGDLKQLLLELGNLHAISSPVDSLTDRIGLCYILKDRISGNDQQLKFAYTPTGNFCLRDFHHAVNSLPLDAFVPEIDESGAMSCGDLKLSSLLCDRALYSWGGRDIMRKVIVLSSCFPEDMDSEARSNLMAAADKCVSVEFLLFEKQSSYLSYTQEKINRFLRCLSDLDNCSFQTCIPDGKSLHGLEKRWLQELKDDTGESLQAQIIFKSNLFGTVNSIFCNLTAAANQIVDGFIPCRTCRCHGIPLQESVVNKIEKLQCSITNLEIGKFDVIENSVKVGNRTVLFLPSIHSLQKLHPFSSQVDFNVIRRTNLTSLSEGLLLGAPYIVSPSTCHETEATSEEMDQPDLNTQIFQGLCGALYSMDQGLVCSSNCNLETMTVVEFHCYYILQPSENGPMLLKRLAGSEEVLPISSASQFAESSIPREIEISVKGALLQIESTDYNPLTHNRGFHQKLNLIVKESLQFGSLDSNIKDATCEVSPVLSDSVIPTEQKFPHIVNPETLPEVHIIDEEEQATASITKEWEQLVVTEEVFMKSSSPVQTTHKRKIDPQVMSPLQSNNKQADMKTSMILERLEAPRKMRGKVGSPSVVIHSPISADVCVMSQKKPLIPFQTTQVSSSQLMKPNFQRLKKKQK, from the exons ATGGTGCTTCTATGCTTCGTCTTGGATCTTCGGAATATCTCTCCTTCTCTGATCGGAGATCTAAAgcag TTGTTATTGGAGCTCGGAAATTTACATGCGATTTCGTCTCCGGTAGATTCTCTCACTGATCGGATCGGTTTGTGTTATATTCTCAAAGATCGGATTTCTGGAAACGATCAG CAGTTGAAATTTGCCTATACACCTACTGGAAACTTCTGTCTTCGAGACTTTCATCACGCTGTTAACAGCTTGCCTTTGGATGCGTTTGTACCTGAGATCGATGAATCGGGAGCCATGTCTTGCGGAG ATCTTAAGCTATCAAGTCTTCTGTGTGATCGAGCTTTGTACTCATGGGGAGGTAGAGACATTATGAGGAAAGTTATTGTACTGAGTTCTTGCTTTCCTGAAGATATGGATTCTGAAGCGAGAAGCAATCTTATG GCTGCAGCAGATAAATGTGTGTCGGttgagtttcttttgtttgagaaGCAATCAAGCTATCTAAGCTATACTCAGGAAAAGATTAATAGATTCCTTAGATGCTTATCAGATCTTGACAATTGTTCATTTCAAACCTGCATTCCTG ATGGAAAATCACTTCATGGCCTTGAAAAGAGATGGCTTCAGGAGCTAAAAGATGACACTGGAGAATCACTGCAGGCCCAGATTATCTTCAAAAGTAACCTTTTTGGTACGGTGAACTCGATCTTCTGCAATCTCACTGCAGCTGCGAATCAGATTGTCGACGGATTTATCCCTTGTCGA ACATGCAGGTGCCACGGCATCCCATTACAAGAGTCAGTGGTAAACAAAATAGAGAAGCTGCAATGCTCCATAACCAACCTTGAAATAGGAAAGTTTGATGTGATTGAAAATTCTGTGAAAGTTGGCAACAGAACTGTCCTGTTCTTACCTTCAATCCATAGTCTTCAGAAACTTCATCCATTTTCTTCCCAAGTTGATTTCAATGTCATACGGAGGACTAATCTAACTTCTCTCAGCGAAG GCCTACTACTTGGCGCACCTTACATTGTCAGCCCTTCAACCTGTCATGAAACAGAAGCTACTTCTGAAGAAATGGATCAACCAGATCTGAACACTCAGA TTTTTCAGGGACTATGTGGTGCACTATATTCAATGGACCAAGGCTTGGTTTGTTCTTCAAACTGTAATCTAGAAACCATGACAGTCGTGGAATTTCATTGTTATTACATTCTTCAACCGTCAGAAAATGGTCCAATGCTTCTGAAG AGATTGGCAGGGTCAGAAGAAGTCCTGCCTATTTCCAGTGCCAGTCAGTTTGCGGAGTCCTCTATTCCTAGAGAAATCGAGATCTCTGTCAAAGGCGCTTTGTTACAG ATTGAATCTACAGACTACAATCCTTTGACACACAACAGAGGCTTCCACCAAAAACTAAACCTTATTGTGAAGGAAAGTCTTCAATTTGG TTCATTAGATTCGAACATAAAAGACGCAACATGTGAAGTGAGCCCAGTACTTTCAGATTCTGTAATTCCAACGGAACAGAAATTTCCACACATAGTCAATCCAGAAACCCTTCCGGAAGTTCATataattgatgaagaagaacaagcaaCAGCTTCCATTACTAAAGAATGGGAACAACTAGTAGTCACTGAGGAGGTTTTCATGAAGTCCTCTTCTCCGGttcaaacaacacacaaacgaaaGATAGACCCCCAAGTTATGTCTCCTTTACAGAGTAACAACAAACAGGCTGATATGAAAACATCCATGATTTTAGAAAGACTTGAAGCTCCGAGGAAGATGAGAGGAAAAGTTGGGTCGCCAAGTGTAGTCATACATAGTCCCATCTCAGCAGATGTCTGTGTCATGTCTCAGAAGAAGCCTCTGATTCCTTTTCAGACAACTCAGGTTTCATCAAGCCAGCTCATGAAACCCAACTTTCAGAGActgaaaaaaaagcaaaagtga
- the LOC104768944 gene encoding respiratory burst oxidase homolog protein A-like — protein sequence MQKLDFENTRHYYYPSGTETPYGGPSSSEKTRSYYEEDQPYVEITLDIHDDSVSVYGLKSPDHRVAGSDQSLLRPGRSSRSNSVLKRIASSVSSELKRVASSVSRKPPRPQKAKLRRSKSRAELALKGLKFITKTDGVTGWFEVEKQFNEITKTSSGLLHRSKFGECIGMKSTEFALALFDALARRENVSGDSINMNELKEFWKQITDQDFDSRLRTFFDMVDKDSDGRLNEAEVREIIALSASANELDNIRKQADEYAALIMEELDPFHYGYIMIENLEILLLQAPIEDVRDGESKKLSKLLSHNLKVPQSRNLVVRFYRWMKYFVFDNWKRVWVIALWIGAMAGLFTWKFMQYRKRSDAYQVMGVCVCIAKGAAETLKLNMAMILLPVCRNTITWLRTKTKLGVIVPFDDSLNFHKVIAIGIAVGVGIHATSHLACDFPRLIAADEDEYKPMEQYFGPQTKRYMDFVQSVEGVTGIAMVILMTIAFTLATTWFRRNKLKLPGPLKKITGFNAFWYSHHLFVIVYSLLIVHGYYVYLIKRWYKKTTWMYLMVPVVLYLFERLIRAFRSSVEAVSVLKVSVLPGNVLSLHLSRPNNFRYKSGQYMYLNCSAVSTLEWHPFSITSAPGDDYLSVHIRVLGDWTRQLRSLFSELCKPHLLGESRLNIASPRHRDNISNYPRILIDGPYGAPAQDYKKFDVVLLVGLGIGATPMISIVKDIINNLKGNGEGSNRRQSPIHNMVSPPLSPARKSEAFRTKRAYFYWVTREQGSFDWFKNVMDEVAETDRNNVIELHNYCTSVYEEGDARSALITMLQSLNHAKNGVDVVSGTHVMSHFARPNWRSVFKRIAVKHPKTRVGVFYCGAAGLVKELRHLSLDFSHKTSTKFIFHKENF from the exons ATGCAAAAGTTAGACTTCGAAAACACGAGACATTACTACTATCCAAGCGGCACAGAGACGCCGTACGGAGGACCGTCGTCGTCGGAGAAGACGAGGAGTTATTACGAGGAAGATCAACCTTACGTGGAGATCACGCTTGATATCCATGACGACTCCGTCTCCGTGTACGGTTTAAAGTCACCGGACCATAGAGTCGCTGGATCGGATCAATCGCTTCTTAGACCAGGTCGTTCATCGAGGAGTAACTCGGTGTTGAAACGCATAGCTTCTTCCGTTTCTAGCGAGTTGAAACGAGTTGCTTCTTCCGTTTCTAGAAAACCACCGCGGCCGCAGAAGGCTAAGCTACGCCGTTCGAAGTCTAGAGCGGAGTTAGCACTCAAAGGTCTCAAATTCATCACCAAGACTGATGGCGTCACTGGTTGGTTTGAAGTTGAGAAACAGTTCAATGAGATTACAAAGACTAGCAGCGGTTTATTACACCGTTCCAAATTCGGGGAATGTATAG GGATGAAGTCGACTGAGTTTGCGTTGGCATTGTTCGATGCTTTAGCGAGGAGGGAAAACGTAAGTGGAGATTCAATAAACATGAATGAGCTTAAAGAGTTCTGGAAGCAGATCACTGATCAAGATTTTGATTCGAGGCTACGAACTTTCTTCGACAT GGTCGATAAGGATTCGGATGGACGTTTGAATGAAGCCGAAGTAAGAGAG ATTATAGCTTTAAGTGCTTCTGCAAACGAGCTGGATAATATTCGGAAACAAGCTGATGAATATGCTGCTTTGATTATGGAAGAGCTAGATCCCTTTCATTATGGGTACATCATG ATAGAGAATCTCGAGATCCTTCTACTGCAAGCCCCAATCGAGGATGTGAGAGATGGGGAGAGTAAGAAGCTGAGCAAGTTGCTAAGTCATAATCTCAAGGTTCCGCAGAGTAGGAATCTCGTGGTGCGTTTTTACAGATGGATGAAGTATTTTGTGTTTGATAATTGGAAGAGAGTGTGGGTGATAGCTTTATGGATAGGTGCTATGGCCGGTCTGTTCACCTGGAAGTTCATGCAGTATCGAAAAAGATCAGATGCTTACCAAGTTATGGGGGTGTGTGTTTGTATAGCTAAAGGAGCTGCAGAGACGCTTAAACTAAACATGGCTATGATTTTGTTACCAGTTTGTAGGAACACCATCACTTGGCTCCGGACAAAAACCAAGTTAGGTGTTATTGTTCCTTTCGATGACAGCCTCAATTTTCACAAG GTCATAGCAATAGGAATTGCAGTTGGAGTTGGAATCCATGCTACATCTCACTTAGCCTGTGATTTCCCACGGCTGATAGCTGCAGATGAAGACGAGTATAAGCCAATGGAGCAGTATTTTGGGCCACAGACAAAAAGATATATGGACTTTGTGCAATCGGTAGAAGGAGTTACAGGGATTGCAATGGTTATACTAATGACCATAGCCTTCACTTTGGCTACAACATGGTTCAGACGTAATAAGCTCAAGCTTCCTGGACCACTGAAGAAAATAACAGGCTTCAATGCCTTCTGGTACTCTCACCACTTGTTTGTTATTGTCTACTCACTTCTTATCGTTCATGGATACTATGTCTACCTCATCAAGCGATGGTACAAGAAAACG ACATGGATGTATTTGATGGTACCGGTGGTTCTTTACTTGTTTGAAAGGCTGATTCGTGCATTCAGGTCAAGCGTCGAGGCTGTTTCAGTACTAAAG GTTTCTGTGTTACCAGGGAATGTTTTGTCGCTTCACTTGTCAAGGCCAAACAACTTCAGATACAAGAGTGGACAATATATGTATCTCAACTGCTCTGCAGTTTCTACATTAGAATG GCATCCATTCTCAATTACCTCTGCCCCGGGAGATGACTACCTCAGTGTCCACATTAGAGTTCTAGGAGACTGGACTCGGCAGTTAAGATCATTATTCTCTGAG CTGTGTAAGCCACACCTTCTTGGTGAAAGCAGATTGAACATAGCCTCCCCAAGGCACCGGGATAACATATCTAA CTATCCAAGAATCCTAATCGACGGTCCATATGGAGCACCAGCACAAGACTACAAGAAGTTTGATGTTGTTCTACTAGTAGGTCTAGGAATCGGAGCTACTCCCATGATTAGCATCGTCAAGGACATAATCAACAATTTAAAAGGCAATGGAGAAGGTAGTAACCGAAGACAGTCACCGATCCACAACATGGTCTCTCCTCCTCtttccccagcaagaaaaagtGAGGCGTTCAGAACCAAGAGAGCTTACTTCTACTGGGTCACAAGAGAGCAAGGATCTTTTGACTGGTTCAAGAACGTGATGGACGAAGTGGCCGAAACAGACCGCAACAACGTTATTGAACTGCATAATTACTGCACCAGTGTCTACGAGGAAGGAGACGCCAGGTCCGCATTGATCACGATGCTCCAGTCGCTGAACCATGCTAAGAATGGAGTAGACGTTGTGTCAGGAACACATGTCATGTCCCATTTCGCTAGGCCAAACTGGAGAAGCGTTTTCAAAAGGATCGCTGTGAAGCATCCCAAGACTAGAGTTG GAGTGTTTTATTGTGGAGCAGCTGGATTAGTGAAAGAGCTACGACACTTGTCATTGGATTTCTCTCATAAGACCTCCACCAAGTTCATTTTCCATAAAGAGAATTTCTAG